CTCGGGCAGTTTCATCAGGATCGATCTCAAACAGCTTTTCAACGATTTTAGTATAGGCTGTCTCATGCCGCTTTTCATCTGCGGCAATGAAACCACATAGTCTAGCCAACTCAATATTCTCATGCCCTTTAGCAATTTTGGCAGTATTCTTGTGGGAAATAAAAGTTGCCCTTTCTTGGAATGATGTGTAGATGTATGCAAGATATGGATTGTTTTCTGCTTTCATGTCCTAGAAacattcaaaagaaaattttatttaataaagtaaTAGATATAGTAAATATCTTATACTACAAGAAGTGAGTAACCTACTTACCATTCCTGAACCAATTAAATACTGGATTGTCTTTTCGATTTGTCTCATGTCGACTCTTCCAGACAAGTAGAGATACTTATTAAGCAGATCACCATGCCTGTTTTCTTCAGCAGTCCAAGCCCTTGTCCAAATTGCCCAAGGAGTAGGGCTAGCGCCTGTTTCATCACGAACTCCATCTAAGGTATTAAGCATTGTTTGGTAAGTCGGAAGGGCTTCCTCTGTGATCATATCTCCAACCAGAACCACAAAGTAATCATCTGGGATCTCCTTTGCCCTTTCCCTTAACTCTTCCACCTGCTCATTGAATCCATCCGACGTAGGATCTGGAAGAAAATCCTGGGGTTCCCAACTTTTCTCAACTGGTTTCAGGTGAATTAGAATGTTGTTCTCAACCCAGTTATCTAATGATTTAAAAATCTCAATCTTTTGCGGTGGCATAGAATGTGTGATCTGATCTTGCACCTTCAGATGAGgcatgaatttttttcttagatTCTCAACTTTCCTGgattcaaataaatttcattcatatgGTTAGATGTATACTAGATTATATAACATGGTGGTGGTAGCAAGTGGGTAAGTTTTGTGTCAGCACTCTAAGCTTTAAGCTAAGTCCTCAAAATAACATCTTGTTTTCTCCTATTTCTAGTGTacgagggaaaatattttagatgaaaagagaaaagattatgtgaaaatatatttatgaaatatttatataaaaatatatttgtgttaaaataatgatttacaTTTTGATGCTCTATAATTTTATGCATTATCAATAAATTAGATGCtgacatatatataaaaggatttattttaaaaaactttaactttacaaaagtcattttagttattcgtttaattttttacctttttagtCCTTGAATTTTCAGTTTTGTCGAATCAACCCAAAATGGATGGATAGAAATGTTAACATTTATTAACTTTCTTTGACATGGCATACACATAGatatattaacatttaattaatttttcaaaatttaaaaatattaaaatatttttatatactttaaaataattttaattatttttaattttaaaaataatttttaaattttaaaaattaattaaatgcttacGTGTCATCCACGTGGCAATCCACGTGTATGCCATgtcaaaaagtttaaaaaatgttaacttttccatctattttggggtgatttgataaaaaatcaatttaaagactaaaaaggcgaaaaattaaatgaagggctcaaataaatttttttataaatttagagagccaaataagtcattatgccaAAATGACAATACATATAATTGTATAAGGTAAGTGCATTAAATATTAATCCTTAATctagttttttttctcaaaacagAGCAGTCTTTCTAATTAAGGGAGCATTTGAtaccattgaaaattttcaaattaaatgcatttaataaatattttaatttttatttaataaaaaatttcaacaaaaaaagttaaataagaTAAGTAGATTGGTAACTATTTATcacttaatataaaaaatatttagtctattttattttattaaaaattaaaataaattatcattttatttaaaaaagaattattcaaattaccgtatttatctttcatttaaaactatctaaaataatataaaatattatgttaataagattaaaattaaaataaataatcttttaaaatcaatatttacttgaatcaaacaaacataattatattcaatactTATATTCACTAATTTACCaaacaattttctaatataaatccagcacttataaaatttagtaGTAAAAATTCAGTACTTAATTTATcaacactaaaattttaatttaccaaaCACACTCTAAATTGATTCTTTGTTAATTTATAACATCAAATCCAATCAATAACtttatataagtaaatatatatatatatatattgttacacgaattacttaaaatatgaatattttataaaaattatattacttaattttgataaaataatttaaaaatatatcattgataatacaattttaagttagttttataaatttataaattttataaatataatttcaattatgtattataaaatacttttacttaattaataacgTATATAAATGCTTAGaatcataattataaaatttaatattatcttCTACTATCAATCATTTACTTTTGTGGCATATTATTTTACCCATAATACACTTTACTTGTGtattgtaaattatttattaatatgtaatGATGCGTTTacatttatgttattatttagtTACTATTATTTTACCTCTAAGTGTATTGTTTATTAAATCATCTCAAAATggattaaaaaaagtaatatttgttaattttgttgatgttaCCATGCATATGCGACGTAaacacttaattatttttaaaaaaataatttttatattttttgaattttaaaaattaaaaattaactaattgtTGACGTGATATCCACGTGATGCCACGTCAGTAAAATtaacaaagttaaaatttttttatccatttcaagtgatttgacaaacaacccaactcaaatttaaaggctaaaaaaaaagattaaaaaaaaaaattaaacgagAAACAATAAAGTTGAAACAAAATGCGGTAGCTGCATGTTGTTCCTATAAATGCTATAATAACCATTAATGACCAATAAataagtaactaaaattttaatatcattaaatttggtgcctataaatgttatttatcAATCattacaatttatacaaatttagattttatttatgaaatttattgtatattatgaataaattacatatagataatcatttaactatttaataagCTTGGACTCTATCCCAACTATTAAAATTAGAGTAAATTATATCGTTCATCATTCTAAATAGGCATAATTTTGTTGGTGTTGCAATGCTATGtcagttaattaaatttttaaaataaaatatatttttataattttatacttttttcaaaaataatttatatatatttttgaattttaaaaacttaaaaattaattaattgctaacatTACATCTACGTTATGTCAcattagcaaaattaacaaacattaaaattttcatatgaatgaattgatgaacaaatacaagtttaaaaactaaaaaagtgAGAAGctaaagttttgtttttaaCATTGAAAGCTAAgtcattatcatttttaaaattcatatagcCATATGACATTTGTGGTGGCTACCGATATCATCTAACATCCtataaatgatataataattataGGTCTTAAATTTGGTGCCTAAATTGACAGCTGTAATGATTAAAGTCAACCCAAAGCTCATTCATAGTAGAGTaattttatgtgtaatttactctctcttttctctttttatgcATCATATACAGTTTACTATCAATATTTTCATCATGCACAATCGTTTTACAATTGTTAATCTTTATAATTAGGATAATTATGatcaatattttctattatatttttaattaattactaatcataaaaatgaaattcctttcttcaatttttttgcaatcctagaaatgtgtaatttttaattatttgtttatatattaatCATTCACTAAGTATTTTACTCGTTTAAAGCtcttattttagaattatttaacaTGGTGatcaaattatgtaataaaaatattctattttttaacaaaaaaaagatgatTGTGAGTTGCCTTAACATAGTTTCAATAGTTGTATTTTAAAGATGATTATGTTCTTAAAagagtaaataatattttatttcatttatatgaatAGTT
This genomic window from Gossypium raimondii isolate GPD5lz chromosome 10, ASM2569854v1, whole genome shotgun sequence contains:
- the LOC105776818 gene encoding stearoyl-[acyl-carrier-protein] 9-desaturase, chloroplastic — translated: MALKLVSMSFQSQEVPCFGLPAMASFGSPRFFMTSTVPSANMKVENLRKKFMPHLKVQDQITHSMPPQKIEIFKSLDNWVENNILIHLKPVEKSWEPQDFLPDPTSDGFNEQVEELRERAKEIPDDYFVVLVGDMITEEALPTYQTMLNTLDGVRDETGASPTPWAIWTRAWTAEENRHGDLLNKYLYLSGRVDMRQIEKTIQYLIGSGMDMKAENNPYLAYIYTSFQERATFISHKNTAKIAKGHENIELARLCGFIAADEKRHETAYTKIVEKLFEIDPDETARAFADMMRKNITMPAQFMYDGQDENLFNHFSTVAQRLGVYTTKDYTDILEFLVDQWKVKELTGLSAGGRKAQEFVCQLPQRLRKLEVRAQLRAKEAPNVKFSWIYDRKLKL